From Syngnathus scovelli strain Florida chromosome 14, RoL_Ssco_1.2, whole genome shotgun sequence, one genomic window encodes:
- the sptb gene encoding spectrin beta chain, erythrocytic isoform X1, which produces MTSTTDFDNVEITQQYSRINTRFDLPDEELDNDNSSARLFERSRIKALADEREAVQKKTFTKWVNSILSRVSCRISDLYLDLRDGRMLIKLLEVLSGERLPKPTKGRMRIHCLENVDKALQFLKEQRVHLENMGSHDIVDGNHRLILGLIWTIILRFQIQDIIVETGQADQKETRSAKDALLLWCQMKTAGYSSVNITNFTTSWKDGMAFNALIHKHRPDLVDFNQLKRSNPTHNLQSAFNVAEKHLGVTKLLDPEDVFTENPDEKSIITYVVAFYHYFSKMKQLAVEGKRVGKVLDHAIATEKMVNKYETLASELLAWIEQTILVLNNRKLANSLSGVQQQLQAFNTYRTLEKPPKFQEKGNLEVLLFTIQSRMRANNQKVYTPTEGALVADINRAWERLERAEHERERVLRDELIRQEKLEQMARRFDRKAAMRETWLLENQRLVAQDNFGYDLPAVEAAKKKHDAIETDIAAYEERVQGLVNISEELEAERYHDAKRVDARKDNVLRLWDYLQELLKARRGRLDKNVTLQKIFQEMLYIISWMDDMKVRLLSSDIGKHLLEVEDLLQKHALLEKDVALQADRVQNAGAAALKFANGESYKPCDPQVIRDRVEHLELCYQELLDLAAQRRAQLTQSRRFWSFLWEAAELESWIKEKENLFSSLDYGKDLTSVLVLQSKHSAFEDELGARRANLQKLLTEGDEMIKENHFGAPVIRERTDSVEGQWQQLEDLAAFRKQNLQDTQRFFQFQGDADELMAWLLDAKRQMSSDDTGHDEYTTQRLVRRHDDLCNETAKTAVTVDALSKQANGLPEELLNTPDIQRRLKDIKELFMELMSLADVRQKKLDDAMALYTIFSETDACELWMGQKETWLVDLGVPDKLEDLEVVQNRLSILAQDMANVQSRVDNVNKAVKQLEDSRHPRIKDVKECQTRLNKRWDAFKAMVEDKKRKVDSTVSLNNFGLECDETAAWIRDKTRVIESTQDLGNDLAAIMTIQRKLYGMQRDLAAIENKLQLLGAEANRLAAENPENAPGILARRAQLDPAWDELQKTLKDLEESLGEVSKLQSFLQDLDDFQSWLFRAQKAVASEEMPASLPEAEEQLSLHDAVRDDIDGHVEDICAIRDTGAQVTLGLEDDPQYRELVQTLGGLDRGWYELQKMWDRRKNFLDQCLGFQQFLRDSKAVEAILNNQEYTLAHVDKPDTLDGAEQALKKHEDSLSTMEANEEKIDGALQVGRQLVDGGNLYAGKVQDKMDSISDRHNKNQARAQEVSEKLRDNRDLQHFLQNTQDLTVWINEKMLTAQDTSYDEARNLHSKWLKHQAFMAELASNKDWLDKVDQEGQELMTSKPELEPVVRDRLATLHQLWEMLESTTQEKARLLFDANRSELFDQSLADIRKWLGEMQQQLQSGASDDGSGGQDVKDLTNANILLKKHQVMENQVRDRARELDELQEALRTHGGGGGGGDEQQQPGQPELEVEQQNLQVQFQQLIAPLAQRRGKLEAAKAVHQFNRDLADELLWIDERMPLALSEDHGNDLQTVQMLLKRNQTLQKEIEGHQPRVDEVLERGRGMAAAGEGGGPEAERLAEQVAQLEEAWPQLREQMTQRKDRLDASHRAQQFYNDADEAQAWIGEQELYMIAEEKPKDEQSAMLSLKRHNIVKQAVDDYADTIRSLSERAQNMLAEDHPDGEKVIRRQGQVDKQYANLSELAEERRRKLEHTYHHFLLSREVDDLEQWISERDVAASSQEMGQDLDHVTLLRDKFREFARETGAQGQKRVDAVNRTIDELIEAGHGEAIAMAEWKDTINESWADLLELIDTRAQLLSASYELLKYFVDGKELVVQIGDKQKELPEDVGDDFSKAESFHRMHAAFERDLTSLGKQVEQVQETAGQLRAQYAGERADGIQAQEREVVEAWRALLDACDGRRKQLLDTAHKFRFYAMVRDLTAWMESIIQQIDTQEKPRDVSSVEFLQKYHQGIRSEIEARGAKFTECMDLGTALLARKHKDSAEIQEKMVQLGDKRQEMMFKWDDRWDWLRLLLEVCQFARDASVAEAWLVAQEPYVSSRDVGQSVDEVEKLLKRHEAFEKSTAAWEERFSALERLTTLELLELRKQQQEMEQFLQDQQRYEQESRREDTGFAESSQLFTVEEETLSGMAEPSSGFPEGTATVESQMRESGSLELEASISAVGKETERAATLPAQTVLLEGMLGRKQGAGGSGKKVSSRSWNNLYCVLKPGQLAAYKDAKSFGQGASFHGEEALALTNASWELLANYKKKKHVGKLCLEDGSEYLFHCKDEEDLQHWSQAMARAIPSPADEGGPSGATSHSLPPPASSSSASPGPIAKKDKEKKFGRFAKKK; this is translated from the exons ATGACGTCCACCACGGACTTTGACAATGTGGAGATCACGCAGCAGTACAGTCGCATCAACACTCGCTTCGATCTCCCCGACGAGGAGCTGGACAACGACAACAGCTCGGCCAGACTCTTTGAGCGCTCACGAATCAAAGCTCTTGCAG acGAGCGCGAGGCGGTGCAGAAGAAGACGTTCACCAAGTGGGTCAACTCCATCCTGTCACGAGTCAGCTGTCGCATCTCCGACCTTTACTTGGACCTGCGTGATGGACGCATGCTCATTAAACTTTTGGAGGTCTTGTCCGGAGAACGATTG CCCAAGCCAACCAAGGGCAGGATGCGCATCCACTGTTTGGAGAATGTGGACAAGGCGCTGCAGTTCCTCAAGGAGCAGCGCGTCCACTTGGAGAATATGGGCTCGCACGACATCGTGGACGGTAACCACCGCCTCATCCTCGGCCTCATCTGGACCATCATCCTCCGCTTCCAG ATCCAAGACATTATTGTGGAGACGGGCCAGGCCGACCAGAAGGAGACGCGCTCGGCCAAGGACGCTCTTCTTCTGTGGTGCCAGATGAAGACAGCAGG TTATTCCAGTGTGAACATCACAAACTTCACCACGAGTTGGAAAGACGGCATGGCCTTCAACGCTCTCATACACAAACATCG ACCAGATCTGGTGGACTTCAACCAGCTGAAGAGGTCCAACCCGACGCACAACCTCCAAAGCGCTTTCAACGTGGCCGAGAAGCACCTGGGCGTCACCAAGCTCCTGGACCCGGAGGATGTGTTCACCGAGAACCCGGACGAGAAGTCCATCATCACGTATGTGGTGGCCTTCTACCACTACTTCTCCAAGATGAAGCAGCTGGCCGTGGAGGGCAAGCGGGTGGGCAAAGTCCTGGACCACGCCATCGCCACCGAGAAGATGGTGAACAAGTACGAGACCCTGGCCTCGGAGCTGCTGGCTTGGATTGAGCAGACCATCCTGGTGCTCAACAACCGCAAACTGGCCAACTCGCTGTCTGGCGTCCAGCAGCAGCTCCAGGCCTTCAACACCTACAGGACGTTGGAGAAGCCGCCCAA GTTCCAGGAGAAAGGCAATCTGGAAGTGCTGCTCTTTACCATCCAAAGCCGCATGAGGGCCAACAACCAGAAGGTCTACACGCCCACAGAAGGAGCGCTGGTCGCCGACATCAACAGG GCCTGGGAGCGACTGGAGCGCGCCGAGCATGAGCGCGAGCGAGTCCTGAGGGACGAGCTGATCCGCCAGGAGAAACTGGAGCAGATGGCCAGAAGATTTGACCGCAAGGCAGCCATGAGGGAGACTTGGCTTCTGGAGAACCAGCGATTGGTCGCGCAG GACAACTTTGGCTACGACCTGCCGGCGGTGGAGGCGGCCAAGAAGAAGCACGACGCCATCGAGACGGACATCGCCGCCTACGAGGAGCGCGTCCAGGGCCTGGTGAACATCTCTGAGGAGTTGGAGGCCGAACGCTACCACGACGCCAAGCGGGTGGATGCCCGCAAGGACAACGTCCTGCGCCTGTGGGACTACCTGCAGGAGCTGCTCAAGGCCCGCAGGGGGCGACTGGACAAGAATGTGACGCTGCAGAAGATCTTCCAGGAGATGCTCTACATCATCAGTTGGATGGATGACATGAAG GTCCGGCTGCTGTCTTCTGACATTGGGAAACATTTGTTGGAAGTGGAAGACTTGTTACAGAAACACGCTTTGCTCGAGAAAGACGTCGCCTTGCAAGCCGACCGAGTCCAGAACGCCGGCGCTGCCGCTCTCAAGTTCGCCAACGGAGAAA GTTACAAGCCGTGCGATCCCCAGGTGATCCGAGACCGGGTGGAGCATTTGGAGCTGTGCTACCAGGAACTGCTGGACCTGGCCGCCCAGCGCCGAGCCCAGCTGACGCAGTCACGTCGCTTCTGGAGCTTCTTGTGGGAAGCGGCGGAGCTGGAGAGCTGGATCAAGGAGAAGGAGAATCTCTTCTCCTCACTGGACTACGGCAAGGACCTGACCAGCGTGCTGGTTCTCCAGAGCAAGCACAGTGCCTTCGAGGACGAGCTGGGTGCTCGCCGAGCCAACCTGCAGAAg CTTCTGACCGAAGGCGACGAGATGATCAAGGAGAACCACTTTGGTGCGCCGGTGATCCGAGAGCGCACGGATAGCGTGGAGGGGCAATGGCAGCAGCTGGAGGATCTGGCCGCCTTCCGTAAACAGAACCTGCAGGACACGCAGAGGTTCTTCCAATTCCAAGGGGACGCCGACGAATTAATGGCCTGGCTGCTGGACGCCAAGCGGCAGATGAGCAGCGACGACACCGGCCATGACGAGTACACCACCCAGCGGCTCGTGCGGCGCCACGACGACCTGTGCAACGAGACCGCCAAGACGGCCGTCACCGTGGACGCCCTGTCCAAGCAGGCCAACGGATTACCCGAGGAGCTGCTGAACACACCCGACATCCAGCGCCGCCTCAAAGACATCAAGGAGCTCTTCATGGAGCTCATGTCCCTTGCCGACGTCAGGCAGAAGAAGCTGGATGACGCCATGGCGCTCTACACCATCTTCAGCGAGACGGACGCCTGTGAGCTCTGGATGGGCCAGAAGGAGACTTGGCTGGTGGATTTGGGGGTGCCTGACAAGCTGGAAGACCTGGAAGTGGTCCAGAATAG GTTGAGCATTTTGGCTCAGGACATGGCCAACGTTCAGTCGAGAGTGGATAACGTCAACAAGGCGGTGAAACAGTTGGAGGACAGCAGACACCCTCGCATAAAAGATGTCAAGGAATGCCAGACCAGACTCAAcaaaag GTGGGACGCCTTCAAGGCTATGGTGGAGGATAAGAAGAGGAAGGTGGACTCCACGGTCAGCCTGAACAACTTCGGACTGGAGTGCGATGAGACCGCAGCTTGGATCCGAGACAAGACGCGTGTGATCGAGTCCACGCAGGACCTGGGCAACGACCTGGCCGCCATCATGACCATCCAGAGGAAGCTGTACGGCATGCAACGCGACTTGGCTGCCATCGAAAACAAGCTCCAGCTCCTGGGGGCCGAGGCCAACCGGCTGGCGGCGGAGAATCCGGAGAACGCGCCGGGCATCTTGGCCCGCCGGGCCCAACTGGACCCGGCCTGGGACGAGCTCCAAAAGACCCTGAAGGACCTGGAGGAGTCGTTGGGCGAAGTCAGCAAGCTGCAGTCGTTCCTGCAGGACCTGGACGACTTCCAGTCGTGGCTTTTCAGGGCTCAGAAGGCCGTGGCCTCCGAGGAGATGCCCGCCTCGCTGCCCGAGGCCGAAGAGCAGTTGAGCCTCCACGACGCCGTGCGCGACGACATCGACGGCCATGTGGAGGACATCTGTGCCATCAGGGATACCGGCGCGCAGGTCACACTCGGCCTGGAGGATGACCCGCAGTATCGGGAGCTGGTGCAGACGCTCGGCGGCCTGGACCGAGGCTGGTACGAGCTCCAGAAGATGTGGGACCGACGCAAGAACTTTCTGGATCAGTGTCTGGGCTTCCAGCAGTTCCTAAGGGATAGCAAGGCGGTTGAGGCCATCCTCAACAACCAG GAGTACACGTTGGCCCACGTGGACAAGCCCGACACTCTGGACGGCGCCGAGCAAGCCCTGAAGAAACACGAGGACTCTTTGAGCACCATGGAGGCCAACGAAGAAAAAATTGATGGCGCTCTCCAGGTGGGCCGACAACTGGTGGACGGCGGCAACTTGTATGCAGGAAAAGTGCAGGACAAAATGGACTCCATCAGTGACAG GCACAACAAAAATCAAGCGAGAGCCCAGGAGGTGTCGGAGAAGCTGCGAGACAACCGTGACTTGCAGCACTTTTTGCAGAACACTCAGGAT CTGACCGTGTGGATCAATGAGAAGATGCTGACCGCTCAGGACACGTCTTACGACGAGGCCCGCAACTTGCACAGCAAGTGGCTGAAGCACCAGGCCTTCATGGCCGAGTTGGCCTCCAACAAGGACTGGTTGGACAAAGTAGACCAG GAGGGTCAGGAGCTGATGACTTCCAAGCCCGAGTTGGAGCCAGTGGTGCGGGACCGCCTGGCCACCCTCCACCAGCTGTGGGAGATGTTGGAGTCCACCACGCAGGAGAAAGCTCGGCTGCTGTTCGACGCCAACCGCTCTGAGCTGTTTGACCAGAGCCTGGCGGACATCAGGAAGTGGCTGGGTGAGATGCAGCAGCAGCTCCAGAGTGGGGCCAGCGATGACGGCAGTGGCGGCCAAGATGTCAAAGACCTGACCAACGCCAACATCTTGCTCAAGAAACATCAG gtgatGGAGAACCAAGTGCGGGATCGCGCCCGGGAGCTGGACGAGCTCCAAGAGGCGCTCAGGACGcacggcggcggtggtggtggaggtGATGAACAGCAGCAGCCCGGGCAACCTGAGCTGGAAGTGGAGCAGCAGAACCTGCAGGTCCAGTTCCAGCAGCTTATCGCCCCCTTGGCCCAGCGCAGGGGCAAGCTGGAGGCAGCCAAGGCCGTGCATCAGTTCAACAGAGACCTGGCGGACGAGCTG ctgTGGATTGACGAGAGAATGCCGCTGGCGCTGTCGGAAGATCACGGCAACGACCTGCAAACGGTGCAGATGCTGCTCAAGAGGAACCAG ACCCTGCAGAAGGAGATTGAGGGCCACCAGCCCCGCGTGGACGAGGTGCTGGAGCGAGGACGCGGGATGGCGGCGGCGGGCGAGGGCGGCGGCCCCGAAGCCGAGCGGCTGGCCGAGCAAGTTGCCCAGCTGGAGGAGGCTTGGCCGCAGCTGCGGGAGCAGATGACGCAACGCAAGGACAGGTTGGATGCCTCGCATCGAGCGCAGCAGTTCTACAACGACGCAGACGAGGCCCAAGCCTGGATCGGCGAACAAGAGCTCTACATGATCGCCGAGGAAAAGCCAAAG GACGAGCAGAGCGCCATGTTGAGTCTCAAGCGTCACAACATCGTCAAGCAGGCCGTGGACGACTACGCCGACACCATCCGCAGTCTGTCCGAGCGAGCTCAGAACATGTTGGCGGAGGACCATCCCGACGG CGAGAAGGTCATCCGACGTCAGGGCCAGGTGGACAAGCAGTATGCCAATCTGAGCGAGCTGGCTGAGGAGCGGCGCAGGAAGCTGGAGCACACCTACCACCATTTCCTGCTCAGCCGTGAGGTGGACGACCTAGAGCAGTGGATCTCCGAGCGCGACGTGGCCGCGTCCTCGCAGGAGATGGGGCAGGACCTGGACCACGTCACG CTGTTGAGGGACAAGTTCCGTGAGTTTGCTCGCGAGACGGGCGCACAGGGTCAGAAGCGCGTGGACGCCGTCAACCGCACCATCGACGAGCTGATTGAAGCAGGCCACGGCGAGGCCATCGCCATGGCCGAGTGGAAGGATACCATCAACGAGAGCTGGGCCGACCTCCTGGAGCTCATCGACACGCGCGCTCAGCTGCTCAGCGCCTCCTACGAGCTGCTCAA GTACTTTGTGGACGGCAAGGAGCTGGTGGTCCAGATCGGCGACAAGCAGAAAGAGCTACCCgaagacgtgggcgacgacttcAGCAAAGCCGAGTCCTTCCACAGGATGCACGCCGCCTTCGAACGTGACTTGACCTCCCTGGGGAAGCAG GTGGAGCAAGTGCAGGAGACGGCGGGGCAGCTGCGCGCTCAGTACGCGGGCGAGCGCGCCGACGGTATCCAGGCGCAGGAACGTGAGGTTGTGGAGGCCTGGCGGGCTTTGCTGGACGCCTGCGACGGGCGCCGCAAGCAGCTGCTGGACACGGCCCACAAGTTCCGCTTCTACGCCATGGTGCGTGACCTCACCGCCTGGATGGAGAGCATCATCCAGCAGATCGACACCCAGGAGAAGCCGCG GGACGTGTCATCGGTGGAGTTTCTCCAGAAGTACCACCAGGGCATCCGCTCCGAGATCGAGGCgcggggggccaagttcaccgAATGCATGGACCTAGGCACGGCCCTGCTGGCGCGCAAGCACAAAGACTCTGCTGAG attcaagagaaGATGGTGCAGCTGGGGGACAAACGTCAGGAGATGATGTTCAAGTGGGACGACCGCTGGGACTGGCTACGACTTt tgttggAGGTGTGCCAGTTTGCACGCGACGCCTCGGTGGCTGAGGCCTGGCTGGTGGCTCAGGAGCCGTATGTGAGCAGCAGGGATGTCGGCCAGTCGGTGGACGAGGTGGAGAAGCTGCTTAAGCGCCACGAAGCCTTTGAGAAGTCCACCGCCGCCTGGGAGGAACGCTTCTCTGCCCTGGAACGCCTCACCACC TTGGAGTTGTTGGAGctgaggaagcagcagcaggagatggagcAGTTCCTGCAAGACCAGCAGCGCTACGAGCAAGAGAGCAG GAGAGAAGACACAGGATTTGCTGAGTCGTCACAACTCTTCACAGTGGAGGAAGAAACGCTG TCCGGCATGGCTGAGCCCAGTTCGGGCTTCCCCGAAGGGACGGCGACCGTGGAATCCCAAATGAGGGAGAGCGGCTCTCTAGAGCTGGAGGCATCCATTTCGGCGGTGGGCAAGGAGACAGAGCGGGCGGCCACCTTGCCCGCCCAGACGGTGCTGCTGGAGGGTATGCTGGGTCGTAAGCAGGGCGCAGGAGGATCTGGGAAGAAGGTGTCCAGTAG GTCGTGGAACAACTTGTACTGCGTTCTGAAGCCCGGTCAGCTGGCAGCCTACAAAGACGCCAAAAGCTTCGGGCAAGGCGCCAGCTTTCACGGCGAGGAAGCGCTGGCCTTGACCAACGCCAGCTGGGAGCTGCTCGCCAACTATAAGAAGAAGAAGCACGTGGGCAAACTATG TCTTGAAGACGGCAGTGAGTATTTGTTCCATTGTAAAGACGAG GAGGACCTTCAGCATTGGAGCCAGGCCATGGCGAGGGCCATTCCATCGCCCGCGGATGAAGGGGGGCCCTCGGGGGCCACCAGCCATAGCCTGCCCCCgcctgcctcctcctcctcagcctCACCTGGCCCCATTGCTAAGAAAGACAAGGAGAAGAAGTTCGGCCGCTTTGCAAAAAAGAAGTGA